From the Taeniopygia guttata chromosome 20, bTaeGut7.mat, whole genome shotgun sequence genome, one window contains:
- the ZNF335 gene encoding zinc finger protein 335 isoform X3, giving the protein MEENAVESSSDASSQAAREEPTESGLGVGSSVAVSADSSDAAAGPGLLSRADDSCVGQSSDSSGVSLEEVSESSSSTDAIPRIYLPDSSSIAQSTLVSSVSTVSQSIMVSESPQVLVHSSVITDGAIVVSDSTASTSSDLGSAIDKIIESTIGPDIIQSCIAVTSAEDGRAETTQYLILQGPDDGAPMVSQMATSALANSLAIEAVGDGPTSTCLDQPGPSKPSRQLEVLELPAQPDRAQEADGGEELDQPDLETLEEMMEVVVVQQFKCKMCQYKSVSKKTLINHMKERHFQPVGSALALKKGRPRKVGAAPKTEDEEVPEEEDDDIMDAGAIDDPEEDSDYNPAEDEPRGRLPKYGCTVATSSEERPRRRPGRPRKLLRLGNVSRDMPEGGEVEPLVTSQSTPSQELQNSEAASSSSLENGTGENLAEPSISQSDSENKDPSSNTSAEDADVIPRRRGRPSRRFLGKKYRKYMGRRYYYKSPKPLMRPYLCRICGSRFLTHDDLRFHVNSHEANDPQLFKCLQCSYRSRRWSSLKEHMFNHVGSKPYKCEECNYTSVYKKDVIRHSTVHSRDRKKRADPPPKLNSFPCPVCNRVYPMQKRLTQHMKTHSTEKPHMCDKCGKSFKKRYTFKMHLLTHIQAIANRRFKCEFCDYVCEDKKVLLNHQLSHMNDKPYKCSVCKYSTFREDFLVSHMAVKHTGGKPFACEFCHFTTKHKKNLRLHVQCRHADSFEEWAQRHPEEPPCRRRPFFTLQQIEELKQQHSQVQAPAEPEASPPAPLGPITCHTVQAVGGAEPSVLSQGSVEGATIIYEQGVAGSAELATQTALDLLLNMSTQRELTTSSLQVAVVKPDDPGETPGPCELQAQEEEEEAKVDCKEQQQKLVMLHMTEPGQTLVQEAYGEASLSGSELQQITIPFSGTAEYSIIAPISEEIQAPATLYSSEEESPVETSHTVVVSGAVMTEEALKDHSNHYIMSSSVPGSQFQTMEPLSRDAAFSSPAEGQEAEPAGIKWPVVQCVTSLFQPDSSLSPASEGQEASSPKIKWPALQGMAKKLTCKVSTAKKLSCKISTAKKFSCKICTAMFTGRAEMESHKRAHIGPSTFKCPDCPFTATLWPEVRSHMVQHANLRPHKCPHCSFASKNKKDLRRHMLTHTNEKPFACQVCGQRFNRNGHLKFHTQRLHSSEGKRPGPAAAQQTIILNSNEDTLATLHTLQAGQAVLAPERLQQALGQEHILVAQEQSVTSQEEAAYIQEITTADGQTVQHLVTADNQVQYIIAQEGVPHLLPQEYVVVPEGHHIQVQDGQITHIQYEQGGQFLPESQIQYMPVSPEQQLVTQAQLEAAAHSAVSAVADAAMAQAQGVFTAEAAAEQIQQLQPGIHYDVITLSD; this is encoded by the exons ATGGAGGAGAATGCGGTGGAGAGCAGCAGCGACGCGAGCTCGCAGGCGGCGCGGGAGGAGCCCACCGAGAGCGGGCTGGGCGTCGGGAGCTCGGTGGCCGTGTCGGCGGACAGCAGCGATGCTGCCGCGGGGCCCGGGCTCCTCTCGCGGGCCGATGACTCCTGCGTGGGGCAGAGCTCCGACAGCAGCGGGGTCTCCTTG GAAGAGGTCTCAGAGAGCAGTTCCAGCACAGATGCCATTCCAAGGATTTATCTGCCAGACTCATCCTCTATTGCCCAATCCACCTTGGTCTCCAGTGTGTCCACTGTGAGCCAGTCCATCATGGTGTCAGAGTCCCCACAGGTCCTGGTCCACTCCAGTGTCATCACCGATGGAGCCATAGTTGTGTCAGACTCCACTGCATCTACTTCCTCAGACCTGGGTTCTGCCATTGACAAAATCATCGAATCCACAATCGGGCCTGACATCATCCAGA gctgcatCGCCGTGACCAGCGCAGAGGATGGAAGGGCAGAGACCACGCAGTACCTCATTCTGCAAGGCCCTGATGATG GTGCTCCCATGGTGTCCCAGATGGCCACTTCTGCTCTAGCCAATAGCTTGGCAATAGAGGCTGTTGGTGATGGACCTACCTCCACGTGCCTTGACCAGCCCGGCCCTTCAAAGCCTTCCAGGCAGTTGgaagtgctggagctgcctgctcagccaGACCGAGCCCAAGAGGCAGATGGTGGGGAGGAGCTGGACCAGCCAGACTTGGAGACCCTGGAAGAGATGATGGAAGTGGTGGTGGTGCAGCAGTTCAAGTGCAAGATGTGTCAGTATAAGAGTGTCTCTAAGAAAACACTGATTAACCACATGAAAGAGCGTCACTTCCAGCCAG TGGGTTCAGCTCTGGCTCTGAAGAAAGGACGACCGCGAAAGGTGGGAGCTGCTCCAAAGACTGAGGATGAGGAGGTGCCAGAAGAAGAAGATGATGATATTATGGATGCTGGTGCTATTGATGATCCTGAAG AGGACAGTGACTATAACCCAGCTGAGGACGAGCCCCGGGGGCGACTGCCCAAGTATGGCTGCACTGTCGCCACATCCAGTGAGGAGAGGCCACGTCGACGCCCAGGGAGACCCCGCAAGCTGCTTCGTCTGGGGAATGTGTCTCGGGACATGCCGGAag GAGGGGAGGTGGAGCCCTTGGTGACGTCCCAAAGCACAccaagccaggagctgcagaactCTGAAGCAGCCAGTTCCTCCAGCCTGGAGAACGGGACCGGCGAGAACCTGGCAGAGCCCAGTATCAGCCAGTCCGACTCCGAGAACAAGGACCCTTCCTCTAACACCAGTGCTGAGGATGCAGACGTCATCCcccggcggcgcgggcggccTTCCCGCCGTTTCCTGGGCAAGAAATACCGCAAGTACATGGGGCGCAG GTACTACTACAAGTCCCCCAAGCCCCTGATGCGGCCCTACCTGTGTCGGATCTGCGGCTCACGGTTCCTCACACACGATGACCTGCGCTTCCACGTCAACTCGCACGAGGCCAACGACCCGCAGCTCTTCAAGTGTCTTCAGTGCAGCTACCGCTCCCGGCGCTGGTCCTCCCTCAAG GAGCACATGTTCAACCATGTGGGCAGCAAGCCCTACAAGTGTGAGGAGTGCAATTACACCAGCGTGTACAAGAAGGATGTCATTCGGCACTCTACGGTGCACAGCCGGGACAG gaagaagagagctgATCCG CCACCAAAATTGAACTCCTTCCCATGCCCTGTCTGCAACCGTGTCTACCCCATGCAGAAGAGGCTTACACAGCACATGAAGACACACAGTACAGAGAAACCACACATGTGTGACAAG TGCGGGAAGTCCTTTAAGAAGCGTTACACCTTCAAGATGCACCTGCTGACGCACATCCAGGCCATTGCCAACCGCAG GTTCAAGTGTGAGTTCTGTGACTATGTCTGCGAGGACAAGAAGGTCCTGCTGAACCACCAGCTGTCGCACATGAACGACAAGCCCTACAAGTGCAGCGTCTGCAAGTATTCCACCTTCCGGGAGGACTTCCTGGTCTCGCACATGGCAGTCAAGCACACAG GAGGGAAGCCATTTGCTTGTGAGTTCTGCCACTTCACCACCAAGCACAAGAAGAACCTGCGCCTGCACGTGCAATGCCGCCACGCCGACTCCTTCGAGGAGTGGGCACAGAGGCACCCCGAGGAGCCTccctgccgccgccgccccttcttcaccctgcagcagatcgaggagctgaagcagcagcacagccaggtgcAGGCACCAGCTGAGCCAGAGGCCAGCCCACCG GCACCTCTTGGCCCCATCACTTGCCATACGGTCCAGGCTGTTGGAGGTGCAGAGCCCTCTGTTCTCTCGCAGGGTTCCGTGGAAGGGGCCACCATCATCTATGAACAAG GCGTGGCTGGATCAGCAGAGTTGGCCACACAAACGGCCCTGGATCTCCTGCTGAACATGAGCACCCAGCGGGAGCTGACCACCAGCTCGCTGCAG GTGGCAGTAGTGAAGCCAGATGATCCGGGAGAAACACCAGGCCCCTGtgagctgcaggcacaggaggaggaggaggaggcaaaGGTGGACTGtaaggagcagcagcaaaagtTGGTGATGCTGCACATGACAGAGCCTGGGCAGACACTTGTGCAGGAGGCTTATGGGGAAGCAAGCCTGAGTGGCTCGGAGCTGCAGCAGATCACCATCCCCTTCAGTGGAACAGCAGAGTACAGCATCATTGCACCCATCAGCGAGGAGATCCAGGCTCCTGCCACGCTGTACAG CAGTGAGGAGGAGAGTCCTGTGGAGACCTCCCACACAGTTGTGGTGAGCGGAGCTGTGATGACAGAGGAGGCACTGAAGGACCATAGCAATCACTACATCATGTCATCCAGTGTCCCAGGGAGCCAGTTCCAGACCATGGAG cccctcagcagggATGCTGCCTTTTCCTCACCTGCGGAGGGCCAAGAGGCAGAGCCCGCCGGCATCAAGTGGCCCGTGGTGCAGTGTGTCACCAGTCTGTTCCAGCCAGACTCGTCTTTATCCCCAGCATCCGAGGGGCAGGAAGCGTCATCCCCAAAGATCAAGTGGCCTGCACTCCAAGGCATGGCCAAGAAGCTCACATGCAAGGTTTCTACAGCCAAGAAGCTCTCATGCAAGATTTCCACGGCCAAAAAGTTTTCATGCAAGATTTGCACAGCCATGTTCACAGGGAGAGCGGAGATGGAGAGTCACAAGAGAGCCCACATTGGGCCCAGCACTTTCAAGTGTCCCGACTGTCCCTTCACTGCCACACTCTGGCCAGAGGTCCGG AGCCACATGGTTCAACATGCCAACCTCCGGCCACACAAGTGCCCCCACTGCAGCTTTGCCTCCAAGAACAAGAAGGACCTGCGCAGGCACATGCTGACCCACACCAATGAGAAGCCCTTCGCCTGCCAGGTCTGTGGGCAGAG GTTCAATCGTAATGGGCACCTCAAGTTCCACACACAGCGTTTGCACAGCTCAGAGGGCAAAAGGCCAGggccagctgctgcccagcagacCATCATCCTGAACAGCAACGAGGACACCCTGGCCACCCTACACA ctctgcaggctggccaggctgtgctggctcccGAGCGgctgcagcaggctctggggcaggagcacATCCTTGTTGCACAGGAGCAGAGTGTCACCAGCCAG GAAGAGGCAGCCTACATCCAGGAGATCACGACTGCTGATGGACAGACAGTACAGCACTTAGTGACTGCTGACAACCAG GTTCAGTACATTATTGCCCAGGAAGGTGTCCCGCACTTGCTTCCACAAGAGTATGTTGTTGTCCCAGAGGGACATCACATCCAG GTACAGGATGGTCAGATCACCCACATCCAGTATGAGCAGGGTGGCCAGTTCCTCCCGGAGTCACAG ATCCAGTACATGCCCGTGTCACCGGAGCAGCAGCTCGTCacccaggcacagctggaggcGGCAGCACACTCGGCTGTCTCAG CAGTGGCGGATGCGGCGATGGCCCAGGCACAGGGCGTCTTCACCGCCGAGGCAGCGGCTGAGCAgatccagcagctgcagccggGCATCCACTACGATGTCATCACGCTGTCGGACTAG
- the ZNF335 gene encoding zinc finger protein 335 isoform X2, translating into MEENAVESSSDASSQAAREEPTESGLGVGSSVAVSADSSDAAAGPGLLSRADDSCVGQSSDSSGVSLEEVSESSSSTDAIPRIYLPDSSSIAQSTLVSSVSTVSQSIMVSESPQVLVHSSVITDGAIVVSDSTASTSSDLGSAIDKIIESTIGPDIIQSCIAVTSAEDGRAETTQYLILQGPDDGAPMVSQMATSALANSLAIEAVGDGPTSTCLDQPGPSKPSRQLEVLELPAQPDRAQEADGGEELDQPDLETLEEMMEVVVVQQFKCKMCQYKSVSKKTLINHMKERHFQPVGSALALKKGRPRKVGAAPKTEDEEVPEEEDDDIMDAGAIDDPEEDSDYNPAEDEPRGRLPKYGCTVATSSEERPRRRPGRPRKLLRLGNVSRDMPEGGEVEPLVTSQSTPSQELQNSEAASSSSLENGTGENLAEPSISQSDSENKDPSSNTSAEDADVIPRRRGRPSRRFLGKKYRKYMGRRYYYKSPKPLMRPYLCRICGSRFLTHDDLRFHVNSHEANDPQLFKCLQCSYRSRRWSSLKEHMFNHVGSKPYKCEECNYTSVYKKDVIRHSTVHSRDRKKRADPPPKLNSFPCPVCNRVYPMQKRLTQHMKTHSTEKPHMCDKCGKSFKKRYTFKMHLLTHIQAIANRRFKCEFCDYVCEDKKVLLNHQLSHMNDKPYKCSVCKYSTFREDFLVSHMAVKHTGGKPFACEFCHFTTKHKKNLRLHVQCRHADSFEEWAQRHPEEPPCRRRPFFTLQQIEELKQQHSQVQAPAEPEASPPAPLGPITCHTVQAVGGAEPSVLSQGSVEGATIIYEQGVAGSAELATQTALDLLLNMSTQRELTTSSLQVAVVKPDDPGETPGPCELQAQEEEEEAKVDCKEQQQKLVMLHMTEPGQTLVQEAYGEASLSGSELQQITIPFSGTAEYSIIAPISEEIQAPATLYSEEESPVETSHTVVVSGAVMTEEALKDHSNHYIMSSSVPGSQFQTMEPLSRDAAFSSPAEGQEAEPAGIKWPVVQCVTSLFQPDSSLSPASEGQEASSPKIKWPALQGMAKKLTCKVSTAKKLSCKISTAKKFSCKICTAMFTGRAEMESHKRAHIGPSTFKCPDCPFTATLWPEVRSHMVQHANLRPHKCPHCSFASKNKKDLRRHMLTHTNEKPFACQVCGQRFNRNGHLKFHTQRLHSSEGKRPGPAAAQQTIILNSNEDTLATLHTALQAGQAVLAPERLQQALGQEHILVAQEQSVTSQEEAAYIQEITTADGQTVQHLVTADNQVQYIIAQEGVPHLLPQEYVVVPEGHHIQVQDGQITHIQYEQGGQFLPESQIQYMPVSPEQQLVTQAQLEAAAHSAVSAVADAAMAQAQGVFTAEAAAEQIQQLQPGIHYDVITLSD; encoded by the exons ATGGAGGAGAATGCGGTGGAGAGCAGCAGCGACGCGAGCTCGCAGGCGGCGCGGGAGGAGCCCACCGAGAGCGGGCTGGGCGTCGGGAGCTCGGTGGCCGTGTCGGCGGACAGCAGCGATGCTGCCGCGGGGCCCGGGCTCCTCTCGCGGGCCGATGACTCCTGCGTGGGGCAGAGCTCCGACAGCAGCGGGGTCTCCTTG GAAGAGGTCTCAGAGAGCAGTTCCAGCACAGATGCCATTCCAAGGATTTATCTGCCAGACTCATCCTCTATTGCCCAATCCACCTTGGTCTCCAGTGTGTCCACTGTGAGCCAGTCCATCATGGTGTCAGAGTCCCCACAGGTCCTGGTCCACTCCAGTGTCATCACCGATGGAGCCATAGTTGTGTCAGACTCCACTGCATCTACTTCCTCAGACCTGGGTTCTGCCATTGACAAAATCATCGAATCCACAATCGGGCCTGACATCATCCAGA gctgcatCGCCGTGACCAGCGCAGAGGATGGAAGGGCAGAGACCACGCAGTACCTCATTCTGCAAGGCCCTGATGATG GTGCTCCCATGGTGTCCCAGATGGCCACTTCTGCTCTAGCCAATAGCTTGGCAATAGAGGCTGTTGGTGATGGACCTACCTCCACGTGCCTTGACCAGCCCGGCCCTTCAAAGCCTTCCAGGCAGTTGgaagtgctggagctgcctgctcagccaGACCGAGCCCAAGAGGCAGATGGTGGGGAGGAGCTGGACCAGCCAGACTTGGAGACCCTGGAAGAGATGATGGAAGTGGTGGTGGTGCAGCAGTTCAAGTGCAAGATGTGTCAGTATAAGAGTGTCTCTAAGAAAACACTGATTAACCACATGAAAGAGCGTCACTTCCAGCCAG TGGGTTCAGCTCTGGCTCTGAAGAAAGGACGACCGCGAAAGGTGGGAGCTGCTCCAAAGACTGAGGATGAGGAGGTGCCAGAAGAAGAAGATGATGATATTATGGATGCTGGTGCTATTGATGATCCTGAAG AGGACAGTGACTATAACCCAGCTGAGGACGAGCCCCGGGGGCGACTGCCCAAGTATGGCTGCACTGTCGCCACATCCAGTGAGGAGAGGCCACGTCGACGCCCAGGGAGACCCCGCAAGCTGCTTCGTCTGGGGAATGTGTCTCGGGACATGCCGGAag GAGGGGAGGTGGAGCCCTTGGTGACGTCCCAAAGCACAccaagccaggagctgcagaactCTGAAGCAGCCAGTTCCTCCAGCCTGGAGAACGGGACCGGCGAGAACCTGGCAGAGCCCAGTATCAGCCAGTCCGACTCCGAGAACAAGGACCCTTCCTCTAACACCAGTGCTGAGGATGCAGACGTCATCCcccggcggcgcgggcggccTTCCCGCCGTTTCCTGGGCAAGAAATACCGCAAGTACATGGGGCGCAG GTACTACTACAAGTCCCCCAAGCCCCTGATGCGGCCCTACCTGTGTCGGATCTGCGGCTCACGGTTCCTCACACACGATGACCTGCGCTTCCACGTCAACTCGCACGAGGCCAACGACCCGCAGCTCTTCAAGTGTCTTCAGTGCAGCTACCGCTCCCGGCGCTGGTCCTCCCTCAAG GAGCACATGTTCAACCATGTGGGCAGCAAGCCCTACAAGTGTGAGGAGTGCAATTACACCAGCGTGTACAAGAAGGATGTCATTCGGCACTCTACGGTGCACAGCCGGGACAG gaagaagagagctgATCCG CCACCAAAATTGAACTCCTTCCCATGCCCTGTCTGCAACCGTGTCTACCCCATGCAGAAGAGGCTTACACAGCACATGAAGACACACAGTACAGAGAAACCACACATGTGTGACAAG TGCGGGAAGTCCTTTAAGAAGCGTTACACCTTCAAGATGCACCTGCTGACGCACATCCAGGCCATTGCCAACCGCAG GTTCAAGTGTGAGTTCTGTGACTATGTCTGCGAGGACAAGAAGGTCCTGCTGAACCACCAGCTGTCGCACATGAACGACAAGCCCTACAAGTGCAGCGTCTGCAAGTATTCCACCTTCCGGGAGGACTTCCTGGTCTCGCACATGGCAGTCAAGCACACAG GAGGGAAGCCATTTGCTTGTGAGTTCTGCCACTTCACCACCAAGCACAAGAAGAACCTGCGCCTGCACGTGCAATGCCGCCACGCCGACTCCTTCGAGGAGTGGGCACAGAGGCACCCCGAGGAGCCTccctgccgccgccgccccttcttcaccctgcagcagatcgaggagctgaagcagcagcacagccaggtgcAGGCACCAGCTGAGCCAGAGGCCAGCCCACCG GCACCTCTTGGCCCCATCACTTGCCATACGGTCCAGGCTGTTGGAGGTGCAGAGCCCTCTGTTCTCTCGCAGGGTTCCGTGGAAGGGGCCACCATCATCTATGAACAAG GCGTGGCTGGATCAGCAGAGTTGGCCACACAAACGGCCCTGGATCTCCTGCTGAACATGAGCACCCAGCGGGAGCTGACCACCAGCTCGCTGCAG GTGGCAGTAGTGAAGCCAGATGATCCGGGAGAAACACCAGGCCCCTGtgagctgcaggcacaggaggaggaggaggaggcaaaGGTGGACTGtaaggagcagcagcaaaagtTGGTGATGCTGCACATGACAGAGCCTGGGCAGACACTTGTGCAGGAGGCTTATGGGGAAGCAAGCCTGAGTGGCTCGGAGCTGCAGCAGATCACCATCCCCTTCAGTGGAACAGCAGAGTACAGCATCATTGCACCCATCAGCGAGGAGATCCAGGCTCCTGCCACGCTGTACAG TGAGGAGGAGAGTCCTGTGGAGACCTCCCACACAGTTGTGGTGAGCGGAGCTGTGATGACAGAGGAGGCACTGAAGGACCATAGCAATCACTACATCATGTCATCCAGTGTCCCAGGGAGCCAGTTCCAGACCATGGAG cccctcagcagggATGCTGCCTTTTCCTCACCTGCGGAGGGCCAAGAGGCAGAGCCCGCCGGCATCAAGTGGCCCGTGGTGCAGTGTGTCACCAGTCTGTTCCAGCCAGACTCGTCTTTATCCCCAGCATCCGAGGGGCAGGAAGCGTCATCCCCAAAGATCAAGTGGCCTGCACTCCAAGGCATGGCCAAGAAGCTCACATGCAAGGTTTCTACAGCCAAGAAGCTCTCATGCAAGATTTCCACGGCCAAAAAGTTTTCATGCAAGATTTGCACAGCCATGTTCACAGGGAGAGCGGAGATGGAGAGTCACAAGAGAGCCCACATTGGGCCCAGCACTTTCAAGTGTCCCGACTGTCCCTTCACTGCCACACTCTGGCCAGAGGTCCGG AGCCACATGGTTCAACATGCCAACCTCCGGCCACACAAGTGCCCCCACTGCAGCTTTGCCTCCAAGAACAAGAAGGACCTGCGCAGGCACATGCTGACCCACACCAATGAGAAGCCCTTCGCCTGCCAGGTCTGTGGGCAGAG GTTCAATCGTAATGGGCACCTCAAGTTCCACACACAGCGTTTGCACAGCTCAGAGGGCAAAAGGCCAGggccagctgctgcccagcagacCATCATCCTGAACAGCAACGAGGACACCCTGGCCACCCTACACA cagctctgcaggctggccaggctgtgctggctcccGAGCGgctgcagcaggctctggggcaggagcacATCCTTGTTGCACAGGAGCAGAGTGTCACCAGCCAG GAAGAGGCAGCCTACATCCAGGAGATCACGACTGCTGATGGACAGACAGTACAGCACTTAGTGACTGCTGACAACCAG GTTCAGTACATTATTGCCCAGGAAGGTGTCCCGCACTTGCTTCCACAAGAGTATGTTGTTGTCCCAGAGGGACATCACATCCAG GTACAGGATGGTCAGATCACCCACATCCAGTATGAGCAGGGTGGCCAGTTCCTCCCGGAGTCACAG ATCCAGTACATGCCCGTGTCACCGGAGCAGCAGCTCGTCacccaggcacagctggaggcGGCAGCACACTCGGCTGTCTCAG CAGTGGCGGATGCGGCGATGGCCCAGGCACAGGGCGTCTTCACCGCCGAGGCAGCGGCTGAGCAgatccagcagctgcagccggGCATCCACTACGATGTCATCACGCTGTCGGACTAG